One Jaculus jaculus isolate mJacJac1 chromosome 4, mJacJac1.mat.Y.cur, whole genome shotgun sequence genomic window, AGGGGTTCTGAGGAGTGAGGTAGCCGGCCCCAATCAAGGCTCCCAGGAAAGCCCACACAAGTGCATTCGATTTGCACTCTGCCTGCCAGATGTCACCTTGCTTCTTTGTGGCTCCTGGCTTGTTCAAGTGGCTGCCCCAGTCAGTGAGAGACCGCAACCTTACCAGGGGCCGTGAAGTTGCATGTCGTGCTATGTAGCCATGGTGGATATCGCATGACAGCTCTGTTAACCATGGAGCTGGTAAGAAGCACCACACGTCAGAACTCAAAGGTCCTACTTCATCCCGAAAGCTCACTGGCTGTGCAGCCACGGCGTGCACTATCTGTTCAGCCAGGGCTTCTGGGTGGTTAGTGCCCTGTGTCCAGAGTCTAGTGTGTTTAGGTTGGGAGTTAGAGCATGCCACAGCCCAGGTTAGGGAGCCCAAAGCCAAGCTTCACAGCCCATGTCTTCTTTTCTGCCTCCCACTAGAACTCTCTGTCCCTCACTCCACCTCCAGTAATTATACCTGGGTGTCTTCGAACCCTCTGAAGACCTGGATCACAGGAGGCCTTTCTgcagtgggcacaccaggcccacCTCTCAATGCCAAACTCCTGCAAATAGTCTGGCTTTGTATCCACAGAGGGGCATAATGACTGAATGGGAGGTCTCCCTGAGTGGCATGGTGTCCCTGTCCATACTGCCCACATGGGGTCTGGACCAAAACTATTAAGAACTTAaacgtggtggtgtacgcctttaatcccagcactccggaggcagaggtaggaggatcactacgagttcaagaccatcctgtgactacatagtgaattcccggtcagcctgggctagagtgagaccctacctcaaaagagagagagagaaagagagagagagagagagagagagagagagagagaagagagagagaacttgaaCGCAGCAGCTGGAATGGCCAATGGCACTCCGGGGCCAGGCGACTTCACTCTCTCTGCAGGTGCCCCAGCAGTGGGGTGCAGATTAACAGCCCCTGGCCCGGCTATGCGGCCTGAAGACCCCTGGAGAACGCCACCGCTCGCCCGCAACCCCGGCTGCCCCCTGGGCGGGACTCACAGCGGGAGCGTCAGTGGAGGTGTAGCGCAGGATGACCTGGAAGGGCTGGTGTGCCTGCAGCTCCGCCGGCAGCGTGACGGTGAGCGAGGAGCCGTAGTCGGTGAACGGGTCCAACCTGAAGGCCAGCGGACAGTCCACGGGTTCGGTGCCAGGCGCGTCGGCAAAGGCGGGCAGCGGGGGCCCCGACCCCGGCGCGGGAAAGGCGAAGGCGCAGGgcgccgcggcggcggcgggggcgcggCGGAAGGAGGCCGAGTGCAGGCGCAGGGCCGGGTGCGCGTCGAGCACGAGCGCGCGGGGCGCGGGCCGCAGCGCGCACAGCTCCAGCACCAGGCAGCCGGCCAGCTCGCGCGCCTCGGGCCGCAGCTCCAGGCCCAGCTGCAGGTGGCGGAGGCGGAAGAGCTGCGCGCTAGAGGCCGAGGCCACGTCCAGGGCGGGCGGCGGCtcgggcggcgggcgggcgggcgcggccTCGGCGCCGGGCGCCTTGCGGCAGCAGCACTGCGCCGCCATGGCCGCCGGCACTAAGTGAAATCCATGGGCGGCGGCCGCTGCGGGCCGCGGGCAGCGGGCGAGGggcgccggcggcggcggcggggcgcggGCACAACAGGAAGTCGCGCCGGGAGCCGCCCGGCCCGGCGCCGTGCGCCGCCCCGCTCGGGCTCCGCTCGGCCGCCGCCGGGGGCGCTGTGCGCGGGGCCTGTGCGCCGGCGGGCAGAGCCGGGGCCCCGGGCGTCATGAGCCGCGGCGCGGCGCTGCGTGGGGAGTCAGGACGTTGTGAGCCGCGGCGCTGTGCGCGGGGTCCGGGCGCGCGACTCAGCCCCGCGCCCCGCAGCTTGCTCCTAGCCAGCGCCGGAGAGAACCCTGCTGGCTGGATCGCCGCACGCTCGGGAGGCGGCTGCTGGGCTGTCGAGGTGAGACCTGTGCTCCGGGCACCAGCAGCCACTCCGGGGTTTTGAATGATGCTCGTGGTTTCCTCgcccagcccctccccaccccccgcaacTCCTCCTGTTGGCCTGTGTCATGGCCATGTGATGTGATGAGCTTGGGAACTTCAAGATTACATTATGCTGTCGGGTGCGCGTTAGATTCACATTAAGTATGAGAGGTTATAAGCTTTCACTTGGCCGTATTTCAGGGTCCGTTTGTACATTGTAGGTGTAGCTGCTGATGGATCGAGTTCTGTCCCACCTCAGTGCTGTAAGCATTGGAGGTCTGAAACTGGATTCTGGGATGGCCCATCAAGGCTGCACTATCTAGGCCTGGGCAGGCAGCAGACCAGGGACTTTCTCACCTAACATCAACAGACAGTATGGATGGAGGAGGTATTACTGTGGGCAGGACATGGGAATTCCGATTCCTAGTGAGAGGGGCTTTTGGAGCTGGAGGAGCCTCCAGAAGCCCAGCATTTCCCTCCTTTGCCGGTGGTGTGACTGTAGCATCACTCTGGGAGGTGCTCAACTGTCAGGACTCAGTCTCCCCAGTTGTAACCCAGAAGACCCTGCCTTTCACAGGAGGGCAGGAAGCACAACTGAGCCAAGAGCTAGTCACAGACACCAGCCTGAGCACTGAAGCAGTTCTCCTTGGCCCTGTGGTAGTCTTAATCCCTACATGGTGGCtttctgggaggtggagccttgctggaggaggtgtgtcacttggggtggTCCTTGGGATGTTATAAACCAgcccccttgccagagccagCTCACACTGGCTACTTCCCAGTAGCCATGGCAAGATGTGCAGCCCAGCCACTGCTctaccatgatggaacttcccctcaaaactgtaagctgaaacccttcccataaactgcttctggacCAGTGTTTTGTTCCAGTAACTAGaaagtaaccccccccccccaggactcCATGTGTTCTCTTAGTTGTGGGAGAAGGACAAATAGGTTTCCTCATAGGGTCCCCACTACAACTCCAGGAACCTCAAGGCCCAGAAGCAGGGGTTAGTCCTGCATCCAGACTAGAGGAAGGCTGGCATGGTAACACATGGTAATCCAAACACTGGGTAagtagaggtaaaaggatcaggACTTCAAGATAATACTTGGCTACAtactgagcttgaggccagcttgaaacacatgagaccctgtctcaaaaaataaataaataaataaataaaaggcgcATCAGACTTAAGAGTTAGGGGTTAGTGCTGCCCTCAACTGAGTGGTCAGTAGCCTAACAGACAGCTGAGACTGACGGTCCCACAAGATTGTTCATACCCCAGCAGCCTTTTAGTGACCAGAGGCAGTCAAACAGTTCTGGCGTGCTACACACCCCCCCAGCCTTCTAATGCATAGACAAGGGCACCCACATTCAGGCATGCTGATGTCCCCCTCCCCAGGCAGGAGTGGGACCCTGGCCATACCTACTAGAGGTGTGCACTGAGATAGGGCTGCAGTGGGTTGGGAGGAAAACAAAGGACCCCCGAAGGACCTGAGACAGAGGTCCTAGGCAGGGAGCCAAAACTGAAGGGCTCCCAGAACAGAGCTGtgaggtggaaaaaaaaattatatatatatatatatatataggcaggAGGATGGGAACCAATGTCAAGATCAACataaggcgtggtggtgcattagAAGgctggtggtgcacgtctttaataccagcacttcaggaaggcagaggtaggaggattgctatgagtttgaggccaccctgagactacatagtgaattccaggtcagcctgagcaagagtaaaaccctaccttcaaaaacaaaaacaaaaaaagtgctggCTACTTGTAATAATAGAACAATAAAACTTGGAAGAGGCAGTGCTATGTAAGTGACCTATGAGATCTGTGGTCCTAAGCTTTTGAGTGTATGCCTTTCTCAGCTCTCTTCTGGGGTCATTTGTTGCCATTCTCAGGACTGCTTTTCTCAATAAACTATATTTCTAATGTTTTACTATGTGTCTCTGCTACAATTCTTGTCTTGTAACCCAAGAACCTGGAACCTTCAGTGGGTCCCTCCCACCAGACCTGCACCTATAATACAACCCTCGGATGTCCTTCAACCTGGCCCACGGCTTGTGATCCTTGTACCCATCATCTAGAGCCAGGTCAGAAAGTGCCCTGACCttgtgtatgtggggtgtgtgtgtgtgtgtgtgtgtgtgtgtgcgcgcgcgccagAATAGGCAGTTAGATTAATTAGGCAGGATCAGGACGGCCCTTAAAGGGAGAGGCCTTAGGATGCCACACCTATCTCAGATTGTCCCACCTGCACCAGTCCTGGGGTTTAGTGTTTATCCATCCCACCAATTAGATCCCTCTCAAGTGTGCACCCTGCCCAGGTAATGGGGATTTCTCTTCTAAATCCATGCAGAGTGGCTGGGATGCCCTGTGTAGGTGTGCCCCGGTGGGATGAGACACAATCCTATATCCCCCTGCATCCACGGGCCTCTGTTTTCCTCTGTCTTGAGCTGGCAGCCCCGTCTTTCCGATCTTTGGACGGGTAAGAGCTCTTTCCTTTTACTATCTTCACTTTTGGCCCTTGTGGAAagcacactttatttttaaaattccatatgatggagaatggaatttcaaaggggaaagagtggaggtggggagggagggaattaccatgggatttttttttataatcatggaaaatgttaataaaaatttaaaaaaagattaattaatAAAACACGGTCTcttagtagaaaaataaaattccctCTCACATTTTTTCTAAGATCTGTGTCTAAACACATGGGCCTCTGAGCTCCACCTGGTGTACTTCTCCCCATTccatctccccttacctcccagccttctcctttctgcactcctttgtgaaatccaaataaaatgtattttaaaaatcattctcttgaatctggaattgccaagtctttggttagtttgcagatctgaaatcagggcttggggttccaggaagcaccccagagcCCCAGTTTCCATGTTACAACCTGAGGAGAGGGCACCAGGCCCATGGAAGGTGCTGTGAGCAGGGACTGGTTGTGTACACTGGGTGAAAACCTGGGCCAGAAGCCTTATTTGCTGTAAGTTACTGCATCCTCGCTGGCTGGGTGGGAATGGTGGCAGTAGCTCCCTTACGAGACAAGTTTGAGGGACTTGGggagtgtagtggtttgaatggatgacccctaatatattcaggagCTTATGCACAATGCCTGccttctgcctgggttcctgagtgtgcttgcttatggtgttggtgatggtttttctctgcctggacctgtgaaagtgggccaacttctgccattatggaacttcccctggatctgtaagcttcaactaaatcctttctttctcccataaactgtgtctggtctggagattCTTCCCGGtgacctgaagctgcctgctataGGGAAGAAGCACCAGCAGTCAGACTAGCCAGTCACCCTAGGATGGGCAGTGCTGATTGGTGACATGATCCTGTCTGAGTGCTGCACTGCAAGGTATGAATACTCTGAACCAGTGACTACTGGGTGGCTTCTCATCACAAAGTTCAGGGGTGGTAAGGGAAGGCCTTCTTACTGTACCCTAGTGCCTTATATGAGTTTCACTGGGCTCTGCTAAGTAAAAGCCCTCCACCTGGGACTGTGTGTCCCTCTGCATATGAGGCTGACACTGTCCAGCTCCCTTGGGTTCCTCAGGGATGAAACGGGCTGCTGAGCTGGGTGGTGACTAGCCCTGACCTTCAGCAGCAGTTGATGCATCCAGACCACTCAAGCCACAGGCAAAGGCTagagaccaagagcagctgaggTGCTGACTGATGAAGAAATAGGGATGACAGGATGAAGAGAGAAACCACAATACCAACCATGGGATTTTATCcaatgtatatgtatttgtacaCACTAACCAGTGACCATCTGTAACTCCCACACTGCCcagggttttctttttcctcactaCCTATTTAAGGACCATAGGTAGTGATTACTTTTCTAGGACTCCAAGGCCATAGGATGTCTAGGAGAGGCTGGCTGAACTGTAAGAGCAATTGACACTCCCATGCACTGTATGATGGTATGATGGTGGCTGTGTGATGGTAGGTCAGGCACAGAGTTGATACAAATCAAGTCAAGAGGGAGGTGAGCCTCCCTGTCCCCCTCCTTCTCTTGCATGGGGTAGCAGCTGCAAGCTTGGAAACGGTAGGTCCTCTCTTGCCCGCAGATCTCATTTTCGGTTCTaagaaggggccagggagaggcctAGGGAACAGGGGAAGTGCTGCCATCGGCTCTGGGTGTTCTCTTAGGATAGGCAACTAGGATCCGGAGGTATGACTCACCATCTCGTGTTCTAGGCTCTCCAGCTTCTTATCTTCCTACATGTATTTCTCTGTCTAAAACTCCGGTTTATATCTGGCCATAGCCTGATGCATAAATTAAACTGATTAGGGGGAAGAGGAGGACGGTCTGCCTCACACAGCGATCTCAGTCCCCGTCTCCGTGGATTCTCCTGCAGTACCATTAAGAGTTAGAACAAGACCATGCCAGCTGCATTCGGGAAGCCGAGGCCTGACGGAGAAAAGCGATTGCTCAACATGGGTGAAGGAGGGAAGGACCACCTCCTGGCAGTGCACGACCCTCGCAAAGGCTACAGGCCTACGATGCGCCGCTTGCAGGACTGAGAACTGAGGCTGAACCGAGCCGGCTTACTCCGGGTCAGCTGGATCCCGGGGCGAGTGGGTCTGGGCCTGGAGGGTCTGCTCATACTTCTGCAACTGAGACCAAAAGCCCGGGTTGGGCTCGGCGACCGGACGGGCAGTCTTCACCATCTGTAAACGAGGAAACCGTGAAGGAGCACAGCGGACCGGGAACCAACAGGCAGCTCAGAGCCCCGCCCCCAAGGCTAGAGCCCGCCTCCAGAAGTGCGTCTCCCAGACGACCGCCCGCGAAGGGGGGCGCCCGGCCGAGGCCCCGTCCCGCGACCCCGCCTCCGGAAGGCCCGCCCCCGGGCTGGGCTGGCCCGGAAGCCCCCACCTGGAACGCGCGCTCCAGGCTGCAGCCGGCGTGCCGCATGAGGTAGGCGGTGCAGACGGCCGCCGAGCGGCTGCGGCCGTTCTTGCAGTACACCAGGCAGGCACCGCCGGCGCGCACCGCGGCCTCCATGGCCGCGCAGGTGGGCTCCAGGTGCGCCAGCAGGTCCTCGGCCGGGTCGTCGAGCACGGGCACGCGCAGCTCGGCCACGCCGGGTGCGCACGGCCCGGGCTGCTGGCGGGAGACGTTAACGCACAGCGTGACGCCCGCCCGGGCGAGCAGCTCCGTAGCGCGTGCGGCGCGCGCGGTCCCGATAAAGAGCGCGGGAGCGACGTGCGCGAAGGGCGGCGGCGCGGACCCGGGGCCCTCCCTGCCCTGTGGCTGTTCCGGGGCGCATGGTCGCCCCCGCCTAGGAGTGTCCTCAGGGTCCCGTGAGCCGTCCGGTCTTTGCTTCTCCAGCTTGCTGGGGTGACCGCGCTGGCCTGCGGTCTGTGGGCGTGGCCTGTTGCTAGCGTGTGATTGGCACTGGCTGGATTGGCTGCAGCCGGTGGGACGGTGCCAACCCTAGCGCCTTTGGACTGCCTGGGGGTACCAGGGGTCAAGGGCTGTCCCTGTAGCTGAGCTAGCACGCCCCTGATGTCcactgttaactttttttttggtttttcgagataggatctcagtctagcccagggtgacctggaattcactctgtagtctcaggctggcctcgaactcacggcaatcctactacctctgcttcccaagtgctggggttaaaggcatgcgccaccacgcctggtttcccCAGTCTTAAATAACCTGACAAAAGGTGCCTGCTTTTCATTTCTCCCTTCCTACTACCAAGCCTTGACCGCAGCCTGGCCTTCCTCTTGTGCTTAAACGCTTCAATCGCCACagccaggtttgcctgggctgaCTGCCCAGTTCAGAGAGGCATTACCAGCATCCATTTTCTCACTCCACCCGAAGAAAGGAGCTGGCGCTCAGGAGCAAGGAAGAAATATGTCTAGGTCAGGAACCTCTCACCTTAAAGGGAGTAAATTTACCCTTGAACAAAATATTAGTAATCATGGTGTAGGAACACCCATATCCGATTGCTCTGTAAGTTCCAGCTCTCCGATCTGGAAGTTCTGATCAGTCTGTGGACTCACAGGCGTGGCTTCAGTTCACAAATGTATGACCCTTTTCTCCAGTTTGTGGTAGCCATTCAGTTAGGTGGAGGAAGAAACGTCAACCCTATCTTGTTGGGGGGTGGTGTTTCTGATTGTTCCCACGGCCTGAGGATGTAGTGCACCGGTTCTAGGGGCGGGGCGCTTGAGAGATTTGCAGAGGTGGGCACTGTACAGCCAGCTCTGGAAATGGCGGaggctgggggggaggggacggCGGGCCTATGTTGGGGGAGGGGGCCAGTGTGGCCAAGTTCAGGGATTGGTGGAAAGTAGGAGATGGGCGGGGCCAATGCAGTTTGGCTCAGGGATTGGGGAAAGCTAGAAGGGGGCGTGGGCGTCTGTCTCCAGGGAAACCGGACACACTAGTTGGATCCTAGCTGCTGGGTGCGCACTTTGGAAATCGCCTTGTGGTCTTCTGGTCAGGAGGCACGGGCTTCCTGGGGCCGTGGTCGCCCTCGCGTTGGGACTGCTCTTGGAAGGACAGGGTCCCCTTGGGCCTTAGAGGGCTCCGAAGGGGGTCCTTGA contains:
- the Dusp28 gene encoding dual specificity phosphatase 28, with translation MITNILFKGKFTPFKTAGQRGHPSKLEKQRPDGSRDPEDTPRRGRPCAPEQPQGREGPGSAPPPFAHVAPALFIGTARAARATELLARAGVTLCVNVSRQQPGPCAPGVAELRVPVLDDPAEDLLAHLEPTCAAMEAAVRAGGACLVYCKNGRSRSAAVCTAYLMRHAGCSLERAFQMVKTARPVAEPNPGFWSQLQKYEQTLQAQTHSPRDPADPE